The Bacteroidales bacterium genomic interval TCAGTTACTTCAATGTAATAAAAATAAGTGCCCTCTGCTACCATTTCGCCTGATTTTGTTTTTCCATCCCATTGCTCTACCATCCCATCATAATTGGCAATAAGATAGCCCCATCGGTTAAAGATAGAAACATTCATAGCCGTTATGCCTTCAAATTGTATATTAAAGACATCATTTATCATGTCATTATTTGGAGTCATAACATTAGGTATTACGAGTTTTACCTTTGTTTCAATATTAACTACAACATCATCAGAAGAAGCACAATTATTATTGTCATAAACATGAACAGTATATGTTGTTGTTACAGAAGGGCTTGCTAATACCATTGAAGAATCAGTATTGCTTAAAGACGAAGTTGGTGACCAACTATACTTATAAGGCTCAGAACCACCAATAACAGATGCATTCAATATTGCAACTGAAGAAGGATTTATAGTAGTGTCATTTCCTGCATTTACAATAGGTAATCCATTTACAACAAGTTCTGCAAAAGCAGAAGTATCACTACCTACAGCATCTGAGACAACACATCTGTAAAGATTTCCATTATAAGATTCAGGAGCAGAAGTTATCAAAAGAGTATCTGTATTGTAGTCTGCATATGGTTCTCCCATTATTTTATTCCATGTAGAACCATTATCTTCACTAACTTCCCACGCATAAGACAAAGGTTCTGTGCCATTAGCTATAACATCAAAACTTACTTTATCTCCAGCGCAAATAGTATCATTAACTGGATCTAACATAATACTTGGCATTATAACTGCGCCAATATTAACAACAGCAGGAGTTTGATAAACAGGAGTGCATGTGCCACTATAAATTCTGCAACGGAAATATGTTGTAACAGTAATTTCTGGAGTTGTATAAGACGCTGAAGTTGCTCCAGGAATATCAGTCCAAGGACCAGAAATAGAAGGA includes:
- a CDS encoding gliding motility-associated C-terminal domain-containing protein, with amino-acid sequence MKKTFLLVLLFGIFNSFAWKISAQITIFTENFNSLPNGLISMITPVGGWLSSNTSGQLTDGIFEENGFTCINHTYCIRNVWSIYDGGTSPFNAISGKSAGISGFDGNTLAGQFNYWIEAETRRWIMHPLDLKGYKNINLKFRWKCMGDNDGTNVYDYGSVHISTDNGVYYHDITTGGVNNSGKYYGTDVVQDASINLPALFNNNANLILAFKWTSEASAYGNGPTFVIDDIVITGCPYDGGKISPQTTTFVSSGSTTLTVSGVVPGVSYQWESAPSISGPWTDIPGATSASYTTPEITVTTYFRCRIYSGTCTPVYQTPAVVNIGAVIMPSIMLDPVNDTICAGDKVSFDVIANGTEPLSYAWEVSEDNGSTWNKIMGEPYADYNTDTLLITSAPESYNGNLYRCVVSDAVGSDTSAFAELVVNGLPIVNAGNDTTINPSSVAILNASVIGGSEPYKYSWSPTSSLSNTDSSMVLASPSVTTTYTVHVYDNNNCASSDDVVVNIETKVKLVIPNVMTPNNDMINDVFNIQFEGITAMNVSIFNRWGYLIANYDGMVEQWDGKTKSGEMVAEGTYFYYIEVTDVDGNKNHYNGSLTVLFE